One Nitrospira sp. DNA segment encodes these proteins:
- a CDS encoding response regulator transcription factor — protein MTHILVVDDHAVVRQGVRQILSEQFRDATIGEAASAQEMMEQLRLHNWDVVVLDVGMPGKSGLDALKELKQASPKLPVLVLSAYPEDQLARRMLKAGAAGYLNKDSAPNELVRALRKILGGGKFVSAAVAELLASNLDDHFEKPLHEQLSDREYQVMCLIAVGRSLKEIADDLCVGISTINTYRARILEKMQMRNNTELTHYAIENRLVNRLVS, from the coding sequence GTGACACATATTTTGGTGGTCGACGATCATGCCGTCGTTCGGCAGGGCGTCCGGCAAATCCTCAGCGAACAATTCCGGGACGCGACGATCGGCGAAGCGGCCAGCGCGCAGGAGATGATGGAACAGTTGCGGTTGCACAACTGGGACGTCGTCGTGCTCGACGTAGGCATGCCGGGGAAAAGCGGGCTCGATGCCCTCAAGGAGCTCAAGCAAGCCTCGCCCAAGCTTCCCGTCCTCGTGCTGAGCGCCTACCCGGAGGATCAGTTGGCACGACGCATGCTGAAAGCCGGTGCCGCCGGTTACCTCAACAAAGACAGCGCCCCAAACGAACTGGTCCGTGCGCTGCGAAAGATCCTGGGCGGCGGGAAATTCGTCAGCGCCGCAGTCGCGGAATTGCTGGCGTCAAATTTGGACGACCATTTCGAGAAGCCGCTTCACGAGCAGTTGTCCGACCGCGAATACCAAGTGATGTGTCTGATCGCCGTCGGGAGGAGCCTGAAAGAGATCGCGGACGACTTGTGCGTCGGCATCAGTACGATCAACACCTATCGGGCACGCATTTTGGAAAAAATGCAGATGCGCAACAACACCGAGTTGACTCACTATGCGATCGAAAACCGTCTTGTGAACCGGCTCGTCTCCTGA
- a CDS encoding PAS domain S-box protein: MNSKPIHVLLIEDNPGDVRLLRELLDNTGAGAFVVAQVDRLAAGMEHLDARAIDVILLDLSLPDSQGTETLIKTHAAAHGIPIVVMTGVDDEELGLRLIQAGAQDYLVKGQTTASLLARTLKYAVGRKRLEEELREQTRFLQSVLNSMADGVVMADDTGTFRVWNPAAERILGSGPAGRKIGQWSEHYALFLPDKVSPYPPEQVPLAKALRGESVTNALLFLRPSAHTDGLWLDVSARPMRDESGQPKGGVVVFRDITATKRTDEALMDSEDRFRAIMDNSPALIFIKDLEGRYLQVNRQFETLTHLSQQDLIGKTDDQIFPADQAQTYRENDRQVLDANAPIWFEESALHDDGLHTSIVVKFPLRNAQGHRYALCGIATDITDRKQAEETRQRLTKDKLLLLESTGEGIYGIDTAGRCTFMNSAAARMLGYLSDELLGQDMHECIHHLYPDGTAYPRECCHIHDTLNSGTGCKIDHEVYWRKDGTAFAVEYSSFPVIEQGQITGAVVVFVDITERKRAEQQLTLSHDQLRNLSARLELVREEERIRIAREIHDELGQELTGMKLELSSLSDQMQAADPTQRKKLQSISLLVDTAIQSVQRIATELRPVVLDQLGLIPAIEWQTHEFQTRTGIQCTLDIYLRSVALSHAGSNAMFRVFQEILTNVARHSQATAVAITLQEQTGNLVLEVRDNGRGVTESELSDPHSLGLVGMRERALLLGGETILAGIPNGGTTVTVRIPLSRPQSA, from the coding sequence ATGAACAGCAAACCGATTCATGTGCTATTGATTGAGGACAATCCAGGCGACGTTCGCCTCTTGCGCGAATTGCTCGACAATACCGGAGCCGGCGCATTCGTCGTCGCCCAGGTAGATCGTCTGGCCGCCGGCATGGAGCACCTCGATGCGCGCGCCATCGACGTCATTCTCCTTGATCTTTCCCTTCCAGACAGCCAAGGGACCGAAACGCTGATCAAGACACATGCGGCGGCGCACGGCATTCCCATTGTCGTCATGACCGGGGTAGATGACGAAGAATTGGGACTCAGACTCATCCAGGCCGGAGCCCAAGACTATCTCGTCAAGGGCCAGACGACCGCCTCCCTGCTGGCCCGCACGTTGAAATATGCCGTCGGCCGCAAGCGGCTGGAAGAAGAGTTGCGGGAACAAACCCGGTTTCTCCAGTCCGTCCTGAACAGCATGGCCGACGGTGTGGTGATGGCGGATGACACAGGGACCTTTCGAGTCTGGAACCCCGCCGCTGAACGCATTCTCGGAAGCGGGCCGGCCGGCCGGAAAATCGGCCAGTGGTCCGAGCACTACGCCCTCTTTCTACCGGACAAGGTCAGCCCCTACCCTCCGGAGCAGGTTCCGCTAGCAAAGGCGCTGCGCGGCGAATCGGTGACCAATGCCCTGCTCTTTCTTCGGCCTTCGGCGCACACGGATGGACTCTGGCTCGACGTGTCCGCGAGGCCGATGCGAGATGAGAGCGGACAGCCGAAGGGCGGGGTCGTCGTCTTTCGAGACATCACCGCCACCAAACGCACCGACGAAGCCTTGATGGACAGTGAAGACCGCTTTCGAGCCATCATGGACAACAGCCCGGCGTTGATTTTCATCAAGGATCTCGAGGGCCGGTACCTGCAGGTCAACCGCCAATTCGAAACGCTCACCCATTTGTCACAACAGGATCTGATCGGAAAAACGGACGATCAAATCTTTCCCGCCGACCAGGCTCAGACATATCGTGAGAATGATCGCCAGGTTCTGGATGCCAACGCGCCGATATGGTTCGAGGAATCGGCGCTCCATGATGATGGGCTGCATACCAGCATTGTCGTCAAGTTTCCCCTGCGCAATGCGCAGGGCCATCGCTACGCATTATGTGGCATCGCCACCGATATCACCGATCGGAAGCAGGCGGAGGAGACACGGCAACGACTCACCAAGGACAAGCTCCTCCTGCTAGAATCGACAGGAGAAGGCATCTATGGCATCGATACGGCAGGCCGTTGTACGTTTATGAATTCGGCAGCGGCGCGCATGCTCGGGTATCTGTCGGATGAGCTCCTCGGGCAGGACATGCATGAATGCATTCATCATCTCTACCCGGATGGGACCGCCTATCCGCGTGAATGCTGCCACATCCATGACACACTCAACAGCGGCACCGGATGCAAGATCGACCACGAAGTCTACTGGCGCAAAGACGGGACCGCCTTTGCGGTGGAATACTCCTCGTTTCCGGTCATCGAGCAAGGGCAGATCACCGGAGCGGTGGTGGTCTTCGTCGACATCACCGAACGCAAACGGGCGGAGCAGCAATTGACGCTCTCGCATGACCAACTCAGAAATCTGTCCGCCCGCCTGGAACTTGTGCGCGAGGAGGAACGCATCCGGATTGCGCGCGAGATCCACGATGAACTCGGACAGGAACTGACCGGCATGAAACTCGAACTGTCGTCACTCAGCGACCAGATGCAAGCGGCCGATCCGACACAACGAAAAAAACTGCAGTCCATCTCCCTGCTCGTCGACACCGCCATCCAATCGGTGCAACGAATTGCCACCGAATTGCGCCCTGTGGTGCTGGATCAACTTGGGCTCATCCCCGCGATCGAATGGCAAACGCATGAATTTCAGACGCGGACGGGCATTCAATGCACGCTTGATATCTATCTGCGGTCCGTCGCGTTGTCCCACGCCGGCTCCAACGCGATGTTCAGAGTCTTTCAGGAAATTCTGACCAACGTGGCCAGACACTCACAAGCAACGGCCGTCGCCATCACGCTGCAGGAACAGACCGGCAACCTTGTGCTGGAGGTGCGGGATAACGGTCGGGGGGTAACCGAATCCGAGTTGTCGGATCCCCACTCGTTAGGATTGGTCGGGATGCGAGAACGGGCCCTGCTCCTGGGCGGGGAAACCATCCTAGCGGGCATCCCCAACGGCGGAACCACGGTCACGGTTAGGATTCCCCTCAGTCGGCCACAGTCGGCATGA
- a CDS encoding response regulator, with translation MAIPSLVKPIEILLVEDNPGDVRLTIEALKEAKVINHLTVLKDGVEALAFLRRREPYSSAPRPHLILLDLNLPRMDGREVLAAIKADDSVKHIPVVVLTTSQDEQDVLKSYNLHANCYISKPVDLDQFVRVVRSIEDFWLGIVVLPASNHGAA, from the coding sequence ATGGCCATTCCTAGTCTGGTGAAACCGATCGAAATTCTCCTGGTGGAGGACAACCCGGGGGACGTACGTTTGACCATCGAAGCACTGAAGGAGGCGAAGGTCATCAATCATCTAACCGTACTCAAGGATGGTGTCGAAGCGCTCGCGTTTCTCCGCCGCCGGGAGCCTTACTCCTCGGCGCCACGCCCCCACCTCATTCTGCTCGACTTGAACCTTCCCAGAATGGACGGGCGTGAAGTCCTCGCCGCCATTAAGGCCGACGACAGTGTGAAACACATCCCGGTGGTCGTCCTGACGACCTCGCAGGACGAACAGGACGTGCTCAAGAGCTACAACCTTCACGCCAACTGCTATATTTCAAAGCCCGTGGACCTGGATCAATTTGTACGGGTGGTGCGATCGATCGAAGACTTCTGGCTAGGCATCGTCGTACTGCCGGCGTCGAACCATGGAGCCGCATGA
- the arfB gene encoding aminoacyl-tRNA hydrolase: protein MFIISAHVTIPDEDIELTAVRAQGAGGQHVNKVSSAIHLRFDVRASSLPDAYKTRLLAVRDHRVSREGVIIIKAQDSRSQERNRELALDRLRELILQATVSRPPRRQTKPTRGAKTRRLEEKAKRGRLKVLRGKLDKE from the coding sequence ATGTTCATCATTTCGGCGCACGTGACGATTCCGGATGAAGACATCGAGTTGACGGCTGTGCGTGCGCAAGGCGCAGGCGGGCAGCATGTTAATAAGGTGTCGTCCGCGATCCATCTTCGTTTCGATGTCCGGGCGTCCTCTCTTCCCGATGCCTACAAGACACGGTTGCTGGCCGTACGTGACCATCGGGTCTCGCGCGAGGGCGTCATCATCATCAAAGCGCAGGACTCGCGGAGCCAGGAGCGCAATCGGGAGTTGGCGTTGGATCGTCTCCGGGAGTTGATTCTGCAAGCGACAGTGTCACGCCCGCCTCGGCGTCAGACAAAACCGACACGAGGGGCTAAGACGCGACGTCTGGAGGAAAAAGCAAAACGAGGGCGGCTGAAGGTGTTGCGAGGCAAACTCGACAAGGAATGA
- a CDS encoding RNA-binding protein translates to MGNKLYVGGLPYAATESQLNDLFSAHGTVESARVITDKFTGQSRGFGFVEMSTEEEAKAAITALNGSDMGGRQLTVNEAKPQESRSGGGGGGRFGGGDRGGRNRF, encoded by the coding sequence ATGGGTAACAAATTGTATGTCGGCGGACTGCCGTATGCTGCCACTGAATCGCAACTGAACGACCTGTTCTCGGCTCACGGCACCGTCGAATCGGCGCGCGTGATCACGGACAAGTTCACCGGACAATCACGCGGCTTCGGCTTCGTGGAAATGTCGACGGAAGAGGAAGCAAAGGCAGCCATCACCGCCTTGAACGGCTCGGATATGGGTGGACGTCAACTCACCGTCAACGAAGCGAAACCGCAAGAGTCGCGTTCTGGCGGCGGCGGGGGCGGACGCTTCGGCGGCGGCGACCGCGGCGGACGAAATCGCTTCTAA
- a CDS encoding acyl-CoA desaturase translates to MQQTSPNAVPAHIVHRVHHKFWTYLLFWSVVAGSVIAVPGYGLLFGYSWLDWTMFAVLYVVTGLGITVGYHRLLTHRSFECPDWVKACLLVAGGWALQNSGAKWTADHLRHHAHCDDPADPYNAKRGFWYSHCGWLLNPVPCNDERFGSRVMQDPVAMWQHRNYAAIVLVGLALPFVVGFLYDGWQGGIGGFMLAGVGRTFAVLNSTFCINSVCHIWGDQPYGTADSSRNSWLVSLLTFGEGYHNYHHTFPSDYRNGPLWYNFDPSKWLIYTLSKLGLASSLRTASSGS, encoded by the coding sequence ATGCAACAGACGTCCCCGAACGCAGTTCCAGCCCACATTGTCCACCGGGTGCATCATAAGTTCTGGACCTACCTGCTCTTTTGGTCGGTCGTGGCCGGCTCCGTCATTGCGGTTCCCGGTTATGGGCTGCTGTTCGGATACTCATGGTTGGATTGGACCATGTTCGCCGTTCTCTATGTCGTCACCGGACTGGGAATCACCGTCGGGTACCACCGATTATTGACCCATCGCAGTTTTGAATGCCCCGACTGGGTCAAGGCCTGTCTCTTGGTCGCCGGAGGGTGGGCGCTTCAAAATTCCGGCGCGAAGTGGACCGCTGATCACCTGCGCCATCACGCGCATTGTGATGACCCGGCTGATCCGTACAACGCCAAACGGGGGTTCTGGTACAGCCATTGCGGCTGGCTACTCAATCCGGTGCCGTGCAACGATGAACGATTCGGCTCCCGGGTCATGCAGGACCCGGTGGCGATGTGGCAACACCGCAACTATGCCGCAATCGTGCTCGTCGGCCTTGCCCTTCCCTTTGTTGTGGGCTTCCTCTACGACGGATGGCAGGGTGGTATTGGAGGGTTCATGCTGGCCGGAGTTGGACGCACCTTCGCCGTGCTGAATTCGACGTTCTGCATTAATTCCGTCTGTCATATCTGGGGCGATCAACCGTATGGGACTGCGGATTCAAGCCGCAACTCCTGGCTTGTCTCCCTGCTCACCTTCGGCGAGGGCTACCACAACTATCACCACACCTTCCCAAGCGACTATCGCAACGGCCCGCTCTGGTACAATTTCGATCCCTCGAAGTGGCTGATCTACACCCTCTCCAAACTAGGGCTGGCCTCATCACTTCGCACGGCCTCCTCAGGCAGCTGA
- a CDS encoding cysteine rich repeat-containing protein, which produces MRRTWRDQRVNRKIVLVGGFVAAMVGAHGFAWSAGDPHAAPTQDAPAASSVPSNADGAGAEDRGRGGRQGRKACAEDVKKLCAGIKPGEGRIVQCLKEHTQDLSPACADTMQQRGKRRS; this is translated from the coding sequence ATGCGCAGGACATGGAGAGATCAGCGGGTAAACAGGAAAATCGTGCTCGTGGGTGGATTCGTGGCCGCGATGGTGGGGGCGCATGGCTTCGCCTGGTCGGCGGGTGATCCGCACGCTGCCCCTACTCAGGATGCGCCGGCGGCATCCTCCGTGCCATCCAACGCCGATGGGGCAGGGGCTGAGGACCGGGGGCGAGGAGGGCGCCAGGGGAGGAAGGCCTGTGCCGAGGATGTGAAAAAGCTGTGTGCGGGTATCAAGCCAGGAGAGGGGCGAATTGTTCAGTGCCTGAAAGAGCATACGCAAGACTTGTCGCCCGCCTGTGCGGACACCATGCAGCAACGGGGTAAACGCCGATCATAA
- a CDS encoding PilZ domain-containing protein, with amino-acid sequence MSGTTGQEQFSVDLRQHPRLRVSAPFVCSLSRLGLAKWLSRGGDGIGVVFDVSMRGAKVMSEAGIQRGDRLSVSLSLPNQVSPMTVEEATVRWEREQVYGLEFVNLSSVAEMRLRKFIALATKPAS; translated from the coding sequence ATGAGTGGCACTACGGGGCAGGAACAGTTTTCGGTCGATTTGCGTCAGCATCCCAGGTTACGGGTTTCGGCACCATTCGTCTGCTCGTTGTCGCGCTTAGGTTTGGCCAAATGGCTCAGTCGCGGAGGAGATGGAATTGGCGTGGTCTTTGACGTATCGATGCGAGGCGCCAAGGTCATGAGCGAAGCGGGGATTCAGCGCGGCGACAGACTGTCGGTCAGCCTGTCGTTGCCGAATCAGGTTTCGCCGATGACCGTCGAGGAGGCCACGGTCCGCTGGGAGCGGGAGCAGGTGTATGGCCTGGAATTTGTGAATCTTTCGTCTGTGGCGGAAATGAGGCTGCGGAAGTTCATCGCACTGGCGACAAAGCCCGCGTCCTAG
- the lpxL gene encoding LpxL/LpxP family Kdo(2)-lipid IV(A) lauroyl/palmitoleoyl acyltransferase yields MYWPTWVGIALFRLLSWLPYHSQLAFGRQCGRLLHSLLSKRREIVRVNLQLCFPDQSPEERNAVALHCFESMGMGVLEIAMAWWAQDPREHCECTIKGLDHLRDALRAGRGVLLCGAHLHSAELAGRFMALEQPVAIVYRPQNDIVADMVANRCRSRYYSDLIQHRDMRGILRALARNQVVWYAPDIDAGTKRSVFAPFFGVPAASLTATSRLAKVSGAAVVPCFYYRRSDGSGYDIEVGQSLDQFPSGEMVEDATRINRLIENAVRRVPEQYFWQHRRFKSRPPGEPPLYKR; encoded by the coding sequence ATGTATTGGCCTACCTGGGTTGGCATCGCGCTGTTTCGTCTGCTGTCGTGGCTCCCGTATCACTCGCAACTGGCATTCGGGCGGCAGTGCGGGCGACTGCTGCATAGCCTCCTGAGTAAGCGGCGAGAGATCGTGCGCGTCAACTTGCAGCTCTGCTTCCCTGATCAGAGTCCGGAAGAGCGCAATGCGGTCGCGCTGCATTGTTTTGAGTCCATGGGGATGGGCGTCCTAGAAATCGCGATGGCCTGGTGGGCTCAGGATCCCCGCGAGCATTGCGAATGTACGATCAAGGGGCTGGACCATCTTCGTGACGCCCTTCGTGCAGGGCGCGGGGTGTTGCTCTGTGGCGCACATTTGCATTCGGCGGAGCTGGCCGGGCGGTTCATGGCTCTCGAGCAACCCGTGGCGATCGTCTATCGGCCGCAGAACGATATCGTGGCGGACATGGTCGCAAACCGTTGCCGGAGCCGCTACTATTCCGATTTGATTCAACACCGGGATATGCGGGGGATCTTGCGCGCGTTGGCAAGAAATCAGGTGGTTTGGTACGCCCCCGACATCGATGCGGGCACCAAACGCAGTGTCTTCGCCCCGTTCTTCGGGGTGCCGGCTGCGTCATTGACCGCGACCTCCAGATTAGCCAAGGTCAGTGGAGCTGCGGTGGTGCCCTGCTTCTACTACCGGCGCTCTGATGGATCCGGCTATGACATCGAAGTGGGGCAGTCGCTCGACCAGTTTCCGTCCGGAGAAATGGTCGAGGATGCGACACGCATCAATCGCTTGATCGAAAACGCCGTACGCCGGGTGCCGGAGCAATATTTCTGGCAGCACCGTCGCTTCAAGAGTCGCCCGCCCGGTGAGCCGCCGCTCTACAAGCGCTAG
- a CDS encoding PilZ domain-containing protein encodes MDQSKKLSPAQKELRQHQRRVAPPGCLLSFAPFAPTLSFNGDAEGEGVILNLSPGGCKINSDVGVKVGDAMSLIMLLPGESSPTAVDLALVRWGQDACFGVEFVSMGTVEQDRLRQFVVASAVGG; translated from the coding sequence ATGGATCAATCCAAGAAGCTCTCTCCTGCACAGAAAGAGTTGCGTCAGCACCAGCGGCGTGTGGCGCCGCCCGGGTGCCTGTTGTCCTTTGCCCCGTTTGCTCCGACTCTCAGTTTTAACGGCGATGCAGAGGGTGAGGGCGTCATTCTCAACCTCTCGCCCGGTGGCTGCAAAATCAACAGCGATGTGGGTGTGAAGGTGGGGGATGCGATGTCGCTGATCATGCTGCTCCCTGGGGAATCATCTCCCACAGCGGTGGATCTGGCCCTGGTGCGATGGGGACAGGATGCGTGTTTCGGTGTCGAGTTCGTGTCGATGGGTACGGTCGAACAGGATCGCTTGCGTCAGTTCGTGGTCGCCTCCGCGGTGGGGGGCTAG
- a CDS encoding PilZ domain-containing protein, with protein sequence MEHTKTLRKSRRVATECRLEFVGEDDFDGEAEMLDVSSTGCMARSERTMSPGLRMKVSLFLSDGLEWPVRVEEAVVRWARGGEFGIEFVVMRPPQLQRIQQYVIKHRPLS encoded by the coding sequence GTGGAACACACAAAGACATTGCGCAAGTCCCGTCGGGTCGCCACCGAGTGTCGCCTGGAGTTCGTCGGGGAGGACGACTTCGACGGTGAGGCCGAAATGTTGGATGTGTCCTCAACCGGCTGCATGGCTCGATCTGAGCGTACGATGTCGCCCGGGCTTCGCATGAAGGTCTCGCTGTTCCTGTCGGATGGGCTGGAGTGGCCGGTCCGGGTAGAAGAGGCGGTCGTTCGATGGGCGCGGGGAGGAGAGTTCGGGATCGAGTTTGTGGTCATGCGTCCTCCCCAGCTACAACGCATTCAGCAGTACGTCATCAAGCATCGTCCGCTGTCGTAA
- a CDS encoding ABC transporter permease translates to MIEWVGRKTIAGYAYLAALATLFTQAMVDVLSPARQGRGETLRVLIRQILFTGVDALPVTSVIALLLGIIIVTQAGTQLPRLGAGGLVGSIIVVTVIRELGPLITAFIVVGRSGTAIATELGNMSVTREVVALRLMGIPISQFVIMPRIVGMVLSMLCLTFYFDVVAVFGGYLVADAQLTIPFSAFVESVTQALSTTDVLMTAIKGLGFGSAVAAVCCYHGLAVQSSYTEVPQQTTRAMINSFVLCLLVDVVVTVPLYL, encoded by the coding sequence ATGATCGAGTGGGTAGGACGGAAGACCATTGCCGGCTATGCATACCTGGCGGCCTTGGCCACGCTCTTCACGCAAGCGATGGTGGATGTGCTGTCCCCAGCGCGGCAGGGACGTGGGGAGACGCTGCGAGTTCTGATCCGCCAGATCCTCTTTACGGGGGTCGATGCATTGCCTGTCACCAGCGTCATCGCGCTTCTGCTCGGCATCATCATTGTGACGCAGGCCGGCACCCAGCTTCCCAGGCTCGGGGCAGGCGGGCTGGTGGGGAGCATCATCGTGGTCACGGTGATTCGAGAGCTCGGCCCCTTGATCACCGCATTCATTGTCGTCGGCCGGTCGGGAACGGCGATTGCCACGGAATTGGGCAACATGTCCGTGACGCGAGAGGTGGTCGCACTCCGACTCATGGGGATTCCCATCAGCCAATTCGTCATCATGCCGCGCATAGTCGGCATGGTGCTCTCGATGCTGTGCCTGACGTTCTACTTCGATGTCGTGGCGGTGTTCGGTGGATATCTGGTCGCAGATGCACAATTGACCATTCCCTTCTCCGCATTTGTCGAGAGTGTCACCCAGGCGCTGTCGACGACGGATGTGTTGATGACCGCAATCAAGGGGCTGGGGTTTGGATCGGCCGTTGCCGCCGTCTGTTGCTACCATGGCCTGGCGGTGCAATCCTCCTATACCGAAGTGCCGCAACAAACCACCAGGGCGATGATCAATTCCTTCGTCTTGTGTCTGCTGGTGGATGTCGTCGTGACGGTGCCGCTCTATCTATGA
- a CDS encoding ATP-binding cassette domain-containing protein codes for MSEAAISFSQIRTPLEGGLSSLELDVHIAAGQFVALVGPSRSGKSLVIELAAGLVLPESGRVTVLGQDWSTVQDGAVSPVRLRVGTVLQQPGLLSNMTLFNNVLLPLRYHRGLLPARQREQLVMVQLERLGVMALRDRFPAELNQGEIRRGAIARALMLEPEVLLLDDPVAGLDADTVLVLKQYIEEHRRRHPLTVVAALRAWSPFMEGADRLVVLQDGRVAADGTPEAVAGTVPPSLRRYVG; via the coding sequence ATGAGCGAGGCAGCGATCAGCTTTTCGCAGATTCGGACGCCCCTGGAGGGCGGCTTGTCCTCCCTGGAGCTGGATGTGCACATCGCGGCAGGTCAGTTCGTGGCGCTGGTGGGGCCGAGCCGCTCGGGGAAAAGCCTGGTCATCGAGTTGGCAGCGGGGCTGGTGCTACCGGAATCCGGGAGAGTCACGGTTTTGGGGCAGGACTGGAGCACTGTCCAGGATGGAGCGGTCAGCCCGGTTCGACTGCGTGTGGGGACCGTGCTGCAGCAGCCGGGGCTCTTGAGCAATATGACCCTGTTCAACAACGTGCTCTTACCGCTACGGTATCATCGCGGGTTGCTGCCGGCTCGTCAACGGGAGCAGCTGGTGATGGTGCAGCTGGAACGGTTAGGGGTGATGGCATTGCGGGATCGATTTCCCGCTGAGCTCAATCAGGGAGAGATACGGAGGGGAGCCATTGCCCGCGCGTTGATGCTGGAGCCGGAGGTCCTGCTGTTGGACGATCCTGTGGCAGGATTGGATGCAGACACGGTGCTGGTTCTGAAGCAGTATATCGAAGAGCACCGACGTCGCCACCCATTGACCGTCGTGGCGGCGTTACGCGCCTGGTCACCTTTCATGGAAGGTGCGGATCGACTGGTGGTGTTGCAGGATGGACGGGTGGCGGCCGATGGCACTCCTGAAGCAGTGGCCGGGACGGTTCCTCCATCGCTGAGACGATATGTCGGGTAA
- a CDS encoding MCE family protein, translated as MHYSHRLSSGRLAQIVGTFVVIPVLILVGAGFWMSRAEHLFEPKYSLMASLSKSYGLEPGAPVVVSGISIGRVKQVDLNDRGTVDLTLQLLTRYQNMVKDNSELRITKSGVVVGQTQVDIGMGTSNSSVLGDGATIRAVEPKDIADLLSEVEPVLMAVKHTLLRVETITQDLQGGLKAGGKALEQVAVATQDLPSVVASVQRTIASVEQTATALPAMTGSIKRTLSVVDRVTADVQQATGRLPAILDSAESTLTSVKRLSDSVDEVSQELMPVIRTAEGTLTDVSILVRGAKQTFPFNRFAQNAGPTPKESPVPSQPGTQSLRGDQLRR; from the coding sequence ATGCATTATTCACATCGACTGTCGAGCGGCAGATTGGCGCAGATTGTCGGGACCTTCGTGGTGATTCCGGTGCTGATTTTGGTCGGTGCCGGTTTTTGGATGTCGCGGGCCGAACATCTGTTTGAACCCAAATATTCGCTCATGGCCAGCCTCAGCAAATCATATGGCCTGGAGCCGGGAGCTCCAGTGGTGGTCTCGGGCATTTCGATCGGCCGGGTCAAGCAGGTGGATTTGAATGATCGTGGAACCGTCGACCTGACCCTGCAGCTCTTGACCCGATACCAGAATATGGTGAAGGACAACTCCGAATTACGAATTACGAAGAGCGGTGTGGTGGTCGGTCAGACCCAAGTCGATATCGGGATGGGCACATCCAACAGTTCGGTCTTGGGCGATGGCGCGACGATCCGTGCCGTGGAACCGAAAGACATCGCCGATCTGCTCAGCGAGGTCGAGCCGGTGTTGATGGCGGTGAAGCACACGTTACTTCGAGTGGAAACGATCACGCAGGATCTGCAAGGTGGTCTCAAAGCAGGCGGAAAGGCATTGGAGCAGGTGGCCGTGGCGACGCAGGATCTGCCGTCGGTGGTGGCATCGGTTCAGCGAACGATTGCCTCGGTGGAGCAAACGGCGACGGCACTCCCGGCGATGACCGGTTCTATCAAGCGGACTCTGAGCGTGGTGGACCGTGTGACCGCGGACGTGCAGCAGGCCACCGGCCGCCTGCCGGCTATTCTGGACAGCGCCGAGTCCACGTTGACCAGCGTGAAGCGCCTTTCGGATTCCGTGGACGAGGTCAGCCAGGAATTGATGCCGGTGATTCGGACGGCCGAAGGCACATTGACCGATGTCTCGATTCTGGTGCGCGGCGCGAAGCAGACGTTTCCCTTCAATCGGTTTGCGCAGAACGCCGGGCCGACACCGAAGGAATCGCCTGTGCCATCCCAGCCGGGCACGCAGAGCTTGAGGGGAGATCAACTGCGTCGATGA